In Drosophila innubila isolate TH190305 chromosome 2R unlocalized genomic scaffold, UK_Dinn_1.0 1_C_2R, whole genome shotgun sequence, the following are encoded in one genomic region:
- the LOC117785374 gene encoding ATP-binding cassette sub-family A member 2: MFMVPATVIAIMMKCFMCPNSNILVLWVIFVVYILYLISRTFVVSAIFSNSFMAMIVLCSLNLVSFMPFFMSFGMHPSIGKSVGTAMCINSAMSLIIYQILRFEIIDQGVQWDNMFRCAHPEDVLSYGSIMLIMIFSSLICLVLCLYLDQLRPGGFRAPKKWNFPFNRQFYCPSRQSEGNPNEDEQATSSFRNQNTLAFEEVDNGNAVIIDCQNLSKTFGPKLAVRNFSLKLYENELTVLLGHNGAGKTAILMMMAGLYTPTSGRVLINGNDMAVSPQRARKNICICSQQNIFFEELSAFWHIYFYSRLKGLSSYNAEQEAYSYLYKINLKHKARTKVRNLSIDMRRKLSLCCALCAGTKVILVDDPSANLDPSACRDVWDLLRTEKEGRCILVNTYSVNAAEVLGDRIGIISAGELIGYGTSDFLINNLGPGYRLVCVQLPNCREASVTTYLQSKMGDVRLEGILGSDIVYRLPVAKISKYSRLFRSLEKKLDALKLVSFGVGAPTMDETFSKIGADKVDQSQAVRAGTSDEWVQQGIKIQETSKKQRCLNEWHGMLIKKMLYTRHNLILLVCLIILPMIVAVLNLMFDLLDKGETTEIQSFSNLAVYPNPTVVRDIQRTYHETNASEILDDRSLESAAEYDKAVMLAGATMLGIRDGVEEYLLDKIELNEEGFTKTFVAAATFRQGSVTAWYNRRLTHGQPTTLSLIYKAIGSVLASVDIEITNKPRASSDLVLRARDLNISDKKYAAFIMVYLGIAMATYIILPIQERISQMTQQQFLSGISLYTYWLSHLLWDYLIFLILALSLMIAFYQKPPAVLYWLLVNLLAFAFAALPFIYLFSFAFKVPYIGLTIMVFFNTVTAILSIMTYYHRSHRKYYILHRIFLFEPFYAMYSAALLTLENGNMERFRNSLNAEDCQKGSSMFVAYTEFICMIISGIIFFSLVLLISKFHHLTKNRESNCPSVLNDEDVMEARKQVDEIVKQQDLLKSYGLVCDRVSKKFKDLTSVNCVSFKISPHNCFGLLGISGAGKTCTIDLIVGNSKLSQGNIYVKGFSMKKQRKKCFGHMGYCPQQNTVLMHYMTGREMLKFACLIRGIKKEYISGIIENLAESFVFTKSLDQMMVHYSNGIKRKLSIAIAVLSPTLICLDDPITDVDISAKQEIAKVLTQMRSYGKSILITSHNVADCEILCSSLAFMVKGKLRCIGTAEDIKTRFNRGISIKIQLGTIEEMDEIKTALINLSSGPSNRSSDNKGQRQSTETKSDFDDVSPTEKAVQVKIKRKNKKSLALSPKESLQQDTVESSGRGTLVIKRRKTSVTGKRTTIGVSHIGSSVLNVYVTSNDEFNYSGLLMDVERKFKADFPKSYVSESFTYRGLLTIVIPNKDLKWSEIFRYMEDNRFRLQIKHYSISQTTLEDIFLSIVQSRDSII, encoded by the exons ATGTTTATGGTTCCTGCTACAGTAATTGCGATAATGATGAAGTGCTTTATGTGCCCTAACAGCAACATATTAGTCTTGTGGGTCATATTTGTCGTTTACATATTGTATCTAATAAGCCGCACCTTTGTGGTCTCCGCCATTTTTAGCAATTCATTTATGGCCATGATTGTCCTATGTAGTCTGAATCTCGTTAGCTTTATGCCCTTCTTCATGAGCTTTGGAATGCATCCCAGTATTGGCAAGTCTGTCGGCACTGCCATGTGTATAAATAGCGCAATGTCCTTAATAATTTATCAGATACTTCGATTTGAGATTATTGACCAGGGAGTCCAATGGGACAATATGTTTCGATGCGCTCATCCTGAGGATGTCCTAAGCTATGGCAGCATAATGCTGATTATGATATTTAGCAGCCTCATTTGTTTAGTGCTCTGTTTGTATTTGGATCAGCTAAGACCTGGCGGATTTCGTGCTCCCAAAAAGTGGAACTTCCCCTTCAATCGCCAATTCTATTGTCCCTCGCGTCAATCCGAAGGCAATCCAAATGAAGATGAGCAGGCAACGAGCAGTTTTAGGAACCAAAATACCCTAGCATTTGAGGAGGTGGACAATGGCAATGCCGTTATTATCGACTGCCAAAATTTGAGTAAGACTTTCGGACCGAAGCTGGCTGTTCGCAATTTCAGCCTTAAGTTGTATGAGAACGAACTAACTGTGCTACTCGGACACAATGGAGCCGGCAAGACGGCTATATTAATGATGATGGCTGGACTGTATACGCCCACCTCCGGCCGGGTCCTGATCAATGGCAACGACATGGCCGTGTCACCACAAAGAGCCCGCAagaatatttgcatttgttcgcagcaaaacattttcttCGAGGAACTCAGCGCCTTTTGgcatatttacttttatagcCGTCTTAAGGGTCTGTCGAGTTACAATGCTGAACAGGAGGCGTATTCCtatctatataaaataaatttaaaacacaagGCAAGGACGAAGGTCAGGAATCTGTCGATTGACATGAGGCGCAAACTCTCGCTGTGCTGTGCCCTCTGTGCTGGCACCAAG GTGATACTTGTCGATGATCCCAGCGCTAACCTGGATCCATCTGCCTGTCGAGATGTGTGGGATCTGCTGCGAACGGAGAAGGAAGGACGCTGCATCCTCGTGAATACCTACAGCGTCAATGCCGCCGAGGTGCTAGGAGATCGTATCGGCATTATTTCTGCCGGCGAACTTATAGGTTATGGCACATCAgattttctaataaataatCTTGGACCTGGTTATCGTCTG GTCTGTGTGCAGCTCCCCAATTGCCGAGAAGCGAGCGTCACAACATATCTCCAAAGTAAAATGGGGGATGTTCGGCTAGAGGGCATTTTGGGCTCTGATATTGTTTATCGCCTGCCTGTGGCGAAGATATCAAAATATTCAAGACTTTTTCGGTCCCTAGAGAAGAAACTGGATGCATTAAAGCTGGTCAGTTTTGGAGTCGGTGCACCAACGATGGATGAAACTTTCTCAAAGATTGGCGCTGATAAAGTCGATCAATCGCAAGCTGTTCGCGCCGGTACATCGGATG AATGGGTGCAGCAAGGCATAAAGATTCAGGAGACAAGTAAAAAGCAAAGATGCCTTAACGAATGGCACGGCATGCTCATTAAGAAGATGCTCTACACACGCCACAATCTAATCCTTCTTGTGTGCCTAATCATACTCCCGATGATTGTCGCagtgttaaatttaatgtttgatTTACTGGACAAAGGTGAAACTACAGAGATTCAATCGTTCTCCAACTTGGCAGTGTATCCCAACCCGACTGTAGTAAGGGACATTCAACGCACATACCATGAAACAAATGCAAGTGAAATTCTTGATGATCGCAGCCTAGAAAGTGCAGCCGAATATGATAAAGCTGTCATGTTGGCAGGTGCCACAATGCTCGGCATTCGAGATGGTGTGGAGGAATACTTGCTAGATAAAATTGAGTTGAATGAGGAAGGTTTTACGAAAACCTTTGTTGCTGCAGCCACATTTCGACAGGGCTCTGTCACGGCCTGGTATAACCGTCGATTGACTCACGGACAGCCGACGACATTGAGCCTGATCTATAAAGCGATTGGAAGCGTCCTGGCAAGTGTTGACATTGAGATAACCAATAAGCCGCGGGCCAGCTCGGATTTGGTTTTGCGTGCGAGAGATTTGAACATTAGTGACAAAAAATATGCCGCTTTTATCATGGTCTATTTGGGCATTGCCATGGCAACATATATCATTCTACCGATCCAGGAGAGAATTTCGCAAATGACACAACAGCAGTTCCTTTCCGGCATCAGTTTGTATACATATTGGCTGTCGCATCTGTTATGGgactatttaatatttcttatcCTGGCACTCTCGCTGATGATCGCCTTCTATCAAAAACCTCCTGCAGTGCTTTATTGGTTATTAGTTAACCTGTTGGCTTTTGCCTTCGCTGCACTTCCATTCATCTATCTGTTCTCCTTTGCCTTCAAGGTGCCCTACATTGGCCTGACTATCATGGTTTTCTTTAACACTGTAACCG CTATTCTGTCTATTATGACTTATTATCATAGGTCACATCGAAAGTACTATATATTGCATCGCATATTCCTGTTTGAACCATTCTATGCCATGTACTCGGCTGCATTACTCACATTGGAGAACGGGAATATGGAACGCTTTCGTAATTCATTGAATGCAGAAGATTGTCAAAAAg ggTCATCTATGTTCGTTGCATATACAGAGTTTATCTGTATGATAATAAGTGGAATAATCTTCTTCAGTCTGGTGCTGTTGATAAGCAAGTTCCATCATTTAAC AAAAAATCGAGAGTCGAATTGTCCAAGTGTATTGAATGACGAAGATGTGATGGAGGCACGCAAGCAAGTCGATGAAATAGTCAAACAACAAGATCTGCTTAAGAGCTACGGCTTAGTCTGTGATAgagtttcaaaaaaatttaaggacCTGACGTCAGTCAACTGTGTATCGTTCAAGATCAGCCC aCATAACTGCTTCGGCTTATTGGGAATCAGTGGAGCTGGGAAAACCTGTACTATTGATCTGATCGTTGGCAATTCGAAGCTATCTCAAGGGAATATCTATGTCAAGGGATTCAGCATGAAGAAACAAAGGAAAAAGTGCTTTGGCCACATGGGATACTGTCCTCAACAAAATACGGTATTAATGCATTATATGACTGGCCGAGAAATGCTAAAGTTTGCATGCCTTATAAGGGGTatcaaaaaagaatatatatccGGCATAATAGAAAATCTGGCTGAGAGTTTTGTGTTCACCAAAAGCCTCGATCAAATGATGGTTCATTATAGCAACGGCATCAAGAGGAAACTAAGCATTGCAATTGCGGTGCTATCGCCAACCCTGATCTGCCTAGATGATCCCATCACAGATGTGGATATAAGTGCCAAGCAAGAGATCGCAAAGGTGCTTACTCAAATGCGCTCCTACGGCAAATCCATCCTGATCACCTCGCATAACGTGGCCGACTGTGAGATCCTTTGCTCCTCCCTGGCCTTCATGGTCAAAGGAAAGCTCCGATGTATTGGAACCGCAGAGGATATTAAGACTCGTTTTAACAGgggcatttcaattaaaattcaattaggcACAATTGAGGAAATGGACGAGATCAAAAC tGCATTAATCAACTTAAGCAGCGGCCCAAGCAACCGGTCATCGGATAATAAAG GACAGAGGCAAAGTACAGAAACAAAAAGTGATTTTGATGATGTATCGCCAACGGAAAAGGCAGTACAAGTAAAAattaagagaaaaaataaaaaatcactaGCCCTAAGTCCAAAAGAATCCTTACAACAAGATACAGTTGAATCTTCAGGAAGAGGTACATTAGTAATTAAGCGTCGAAAAACTTCGGTAACAGGAAAAAGGACAACTATTGGAGTATCGCATATAGGAAGCAGTGTACTCAACGTATATGTTACTTCTAAcgatgaatttaattattctgGCTTACTAATGGATGTAGAGAGAAAGTTTAAGGCCGATTTTCCCAAAAGCTATGTTAG TGAATCATTCACCTATCGCGGCCTGTTAACAATCGTAATACCCAACAAAGATCTTAAGTGGTCAGAGATATTCAGATATATGGAAGATAATCGATTTCGATTGCAGATAAAGCATTACTCGATAAGTCAAACAACACTCGAGGATATATTTTTGAGCATTGTACAGAGTAGAGATTCAATCATCTAA
- the LOC117784942 gene encoding putative sodium-dependent multivitamin transporter: MPVGTFDVWDALVLASILIISALIGLYYRYTGGKQKTTKEYLMADQSMTTFPVSFSLMASFMSAITLMGVSTESYQFGTLFGVINISYILSTPIAAYIFLPVFYRMRTTSVYEYLERRFGYGTRLAASMAFTLQMILYMGIALYAPALALEAVTGISKGTAILVLGLVCTFYSTMGGLKAVLITDVFQSFLMYAAIFAVIVVSAIKAGGLSPIWEVAREHGRLQFFEFSMDPTVRHTWWTLIIGGMVTYLSLYGVNQTQVQRLLSVHNLKSSQSALWWNLPILGLLSFSTIFSGLAIFYYYRDCDPLLNGRIDSRDQLMPLFAVHTMGQYPGLCGLFVSGIFSASLSTISSAVTSLSAVTLEDYVKPLYKVVFGRTLMESKSTLPTKIIACIYGLLCIALAFGAGSLGGVLQASLTIFGVVGGPLLGIFTLGVCTVRTNQRGVLLGFLLGLCFSFWIGFGGPKPEPTLLPFSTTGCELRNVTEVANALLENRVEDEPHYFWLYRLSYLWYCVLGFLVTITVGYCGSIMLARFNYADNSQIYLDKQKKHLDYDLFAPILSRRWRRQQNEQLDPMFHDESLTKLTQPAAPL; this comes from the exons atgccTGTTGGTACTTTTGATGTTTGGGATGCGTTGGTGCTGGCgagcattttaataatatcggCACTAATTGGTCTATATTATCGTTACACGGGTGGCAAACAGAAGACAACGAAAGAGTATTTAATGGCGGATCAGAGCATGACAACGTTTCCGGTGTCCTTTAGCCTAATGGCCAGTTTTATGTCCGCCATCACGCTAATGGGTGTATCCACTGAATCCTACCAGTTTGGCACACTCTTTGGAGTGATTAACATCTCGTATATACTGAGCACACCAATTGCCGCCTACATCTTCCTGCCTGTATTCTATCGGATGCGCACAACAAGTGTCTACGAGTACCTGGAACGAAGATTTGGTTATGGGACGCGTCTAGCTGCATCCATGGCATTCACCTTGCAAATGATTCTCTACATGGGCATTGCTCTCTATGCTCCAGCACTGGCACTGGAGGCTGTCACCGGCATATCTAAAGGTACTGCCATATTGGTACTGGGACTGGTTTGCACCTTCTACTCAACAATGGGTGGCCTCAAGGCTGTGCTCATCACCGATGTCTTTCAATCGTTCCTCATGTATGCTGCCATTTTTGCGGTCATTGTTGTGTCGGCCATCAAGGCGGGTGGACTAAGTCCCATCTGGGAAGTGGCCAGAGAACATGGACGTTTGCAATTTTTTGAATTCTCTATGGATCCCACAGTTCGGCATACTTGGTGGACTCTTATAATTGGTGGCATGGTCACCTATCTATCCCTGTATGGTGTCAATCAGACGCAAGTCCAGCGACTTCTGAGCGTGCACAACTTGAAGAGCTCACAGTCGGCATTGTGGTGGAATCTGCCAATTCTAGGACTGCTCAGCTTTAGCACCATCTTCAGTGGCTTGGCCATATTTTATTACTATCGTGACTGCGATCCGCTGCTCAATGGACGCATCGATTCACGGGATCAACTTATGCCGCTCTTTGCCGTGCATACAATGG GTCAATATCCTGGATTGTGTGGTCTCTTTGTCTCGGGTATTTTCTCGGCCAGCTTGTCTACGATATCCTCTGCGGTTACATCGCTCTCGGCTGTCACACTGGAGGACTACGTGAAGCCCTTGTACAAGGTTGTCTTTGGCCGAACTCTGATGGAATCAAAGTCAACGCTGCCCACCAAAATCATTGCCTGCATTTATGGATTGCTGTGCATTGCGTTGGCCTTTGGCGCTGGCTCCTTGGGCGGCGTCTTGCAGGCCTCGTTGACCATCTTTGGAGTTGTCGGTGGTCCATTGCTTGGCATCTTTACACTCGGAGTTTGCACTGTGCGCACCAATCAACGTGGCGTACTGCTTGGCTTTCTGCTGGGCCTCTGTTTCTCATTCTGGATTGGATTTGGTGGTCCCAAGCCAGAGCCAACACTGCTGCCATTCAGTACCACAGGCTGTGAGTTGAGAAATGTTACCGAGGTGGCAAACGCACTGCTGGAAAACAGAGTAGAAGACGAACCTCACTACTTTTGGCTGTACCGTTTGTCGTATCTCTGGTACTGTGTGCTGGGCTTCTTGGTCACCATAACTGTAGGTTACTGTGGCAGCATTATGCTGGCACGCTTCAATTATGCTGACAACTCGCAGATCTACCTGGACAAGCAGAAAAAGCATCTAGATTACGATCTGTTTGCACCAATACTCTCACGTCGCTGGCGACGCCAGCAGAATGAGCAGCTGGATCCAATGTTCCATGACGAGTCGCTGACAAAGTTAACTCAGCCAGCTGCACCCTTGTAA